Below is a genomic region from Methanofastidiosum sp..
TTATTGAAGCAATCTTACTCTCAAAATCTTTTCTGTATCTTACCTTAGATATTTCTGACCTTGACTCAAGTTTCAATAATTTATCTATTTCAATTCCGTTCTCAATTGCATCATTTCCAAGACGTGAAAATCTTATAATTGCATTCAATAAAGCAAACTGTCTTTTTAAATTGTGAAATTCGTCTACTTCATGATAAGAATCTTGTTGCAAAAAAGTTTCCCTCAACATTCTTGAGATTTCCAATAAAAATTGTTGGTCAGGAGGTAAAGCATCTGCACCTACTAATTGAACAATTTCCTGCAACTCTGCTTCTTTCTGCAATATTTCCATTGCTTCTGCCCTCATTCTGTCCCAATCTACTGAAATATTAGTTTCAAACCATTCTTTTAATGAATCATAATAAAGTGAATAAGATTCGAGCCAGTTAATGGCAGGGAAATGCCTTTTTTGTGAAAGATTTGAATCAAGAGCCCAGAAAGTTTTTGTGATTCTAAGAGTATTTTGTACTACCGGCTCAGAAAAATCTCCCCCGGGAGGTGAAACTGCTCCGATGACAGTTACCGATCCAATTTTACCTCCTAAAGTGATTACTCTACCTGCTCTTTCATAAAAGCTTGAAAGCCTTGAAGAAAGATAAGCAGGATATCCTTCTTCACCGGGCATTTCCTCTAGTCTTGAAGAGATTTCTCTCATTGCTTCTGCCCACCTAGAAGTAGAATCTGCCATAAGAGCTACATCGTACCCCATGTCCCTATAATATTCTGCAATAGTAATGCCAGTATAAATTGAAGCCTCTCTCGCAGCAACTGGCATATTAGAAGTGTTGGCTATGAGCACAGTCCTATTCATCAGTGGTCCACCGGTCACGGGATCAACTAATTGGGGAAATTCAGTAAGGACATCAATCATTTCATTTCCTCTTTCACCACATCCTATATAGACAACAACTTTAGTATCGCTCCATTTAGCGAGCTGTTGTTGAGTAACGGTCTTACCACTTCCAAATGGCCCTGGAATTGCAGCAGTGCCTCCTTTTGCTAATGGGAATAAGACATCTATGATTCTTTTACCAGTAACCAAAGGCACTGTTGGCATCATTTTTTCTTTAAAAGGTCTTGGAACTTTAACAGGCCATCTTTGGTACATTTTTATTATTGCGCCATTATCAAGCTTACATAATATTTCTTCTACATTATAATTGCCATGTTCTAAGATCTCAATAATTTGCCCAGAAATATTTGGGGGCGTCATTACTAAATGCTTGGTATGTTCATTTTCATTTACATATCCTATAGCTTCTCCATAATTTACTTTGTCCCCTTTTTTCTTTATAGGGAAGAATTCCCATTTCTTTTCTCTATCAATTCCGGGTGCTTCTGCACCTCTTTTAATGAATTCTCCCATAATTTCAGATAATTTTGGCAAAGGCCTCTGGACGCCATCATAAATTGAACCAAGTAATCCTGGGCCCAAATCTACGGATAATGGAACTCCAGTTGTTACTGCTTCATCACCAGGTTTTAATAAGGAAGTATCTTCATAAACTTGGATAATTGTTTTATCTTCTTCAATTTGGATAACTTCTCCAAATAAACCTTCTTTACCTACTCTGACTAGTTCATTCATTTTAGCATCAAGATGTAAGGCGGTAACTACCGGCCCCGATATTCTATAAATTACTCCTTTACTAACCAAATTAATTACCCCACAGGTCAACTCCTATTACGTGCCTTATTTTATCTCTTAATATGTCACTTAATTTCTCACCTAACACTATAACTGTAGGCTTTAGAGATGTATCAACTCTCAACTTTGTTTTTGTAGATAGATTTTTGTAATATTCTGGTTGAATAATAATAATTCCTATTTCCTTATCCTTAAACATTTCAGTAAGATTATCTTCAAATTCTTGTTCATTTGCAATGCTTCTATTCTTTTTTATTCCTAATAATTTGAATCCCAACACAAATTGGTCGTCGCCTATAACTCCAAATTCCATTAAATCACCAAGCTATCTTGGATAACTTCCTTCTCAAGATTCGAGGCTATTCCTCTCGCTATCTTTCTGATGTTATCAACTTCAATCTTTTTGAGATAAATATAATGAAGGATAGGGATAATAGAAAGGTGCTCTCCTTTTAACTGCTTTTTTGCATATTGCATCAGGAAAATTTCTAAAGATTCTTCTACATTGAAGAGAGTAGGTTCAGAAAAATGTTTTTCAATTATATGGCCATACGGCGTTTTTTTAATTGAGGTTAAGAAATCTTGATTTGAGGATCTTAATAAAAAACTTAGTTTATTTGCTTTAAAATATAGGCCGCCATCAATTACATTTTTTTCTTCTTCATCGAGTGTAAATCCATATCGTCTCATTCTCATTATATTTTTTAAATTAATTATATCTATTTCCATTTTTACAAAATTAAGAAAGAGGGATTTTTTATCTTTCCGGAATTTTTCAAGAACTTTTGTAAAATAATTTTTATAAAGTTCTGATTCTATATCTGCCATCTCTTTTGTTTCGTCCAAGAAAGAAAATTGTTCTAATTTCTTTAATCTCCTAATAACGTCTTGATAACTAAGGAATTTAGTTAGTGATTGAATAAAAGAAAAAGGTATTTCACCTATAGGTATGAGTGTTTTTTCAATCTCTTTATCAGATACTTTAGCAAATTTTCCCCTTAAAATAGAGATAATGTTGTGGACATCCCATCTCATAAAAACTGCAAATGCATAATTTGCAGCTTCTTTGCCGGCCATTTTTAAGAGTTTGTTGTATGTATTTGCTAAGTTCTTGTTTAAAGAACGCTCTATTAGTTCAACTCCTCTAAAATGTTTTGATAAAGAATCTATTTCTTCTTTATATTCAACTTCTCCGAGAAATCTAGATATCTGCGAAAAGTCCATGTTCAAAAGTTTCATATAAATATCACTAGTTAGAATTTTACTTTCCATTGCTCTTACGCGAGTATTAGCGTAACTATAATTAGTATCCCCCAAATCAATTTTAGAGAATATTGCACTCGAATCCATACTTAGCCTCGCCAAATAAAATATCTCTAATTTCTCTGATGTCATTATTAAAAACTGTAGATACAATAGATTCAAAAGTAAATTCCTCTCTTATTTTTCCAGACAAATCTTCAGTTAGAATACCTCCAATACACTCAATGTTTCCTCTGTAGCGTTCTCCAACTATTTTTTTAAGAAAATCTTGATCTTGTTTATTAGAATATATGTATTCTAAAGTTGTAACTGATAATAGTTTCTCTAATAGTTTATTTCTATCTTTTAAATCCAAATCCTTTAGATTCTTTTTTACATTTGCCAACAATTGCTCGAGGATATCATGCTCCATTCTTAGCCTTTTTCTTTTTATTTCTAAATTAGTTCTTGAAGTTTCTGTCTTAGCCATAAAGGTAATTCTTTCTTTTAGATTTTCTTTCTTTTTTAATTTTAAGTTATCAATTGTTCTATTTACTTCAGATAGTTTTTGTTTTCTTTTATCTTCTAGCTGAGTTTCATAGTTCTTTGCTACTTTTTTTGCATCTGCAATTACTGCATTGGCTACTGAACTTACTACCATCATATGCCTCCTAAAGTAGTTGTGGCAATATGACGAATAGTAGGACTAATGCTACTGTAAGGCCAAAGATTACTATGGTTTCAGGAATTACTGTAAGTACTAATCCCTTACCAAATAGTTCCTCTTTCTCTGCCATTGCTCCAATAGCCGCAGATCCTATATTTTTCTCTGCCCATGCAGCTGCAATCCCTGTTACTCCAACTGCAATTGCAGCACTTATAACTACAGCTATAACTGCTAAATCTGCCATCTTATCACCTCGTCCATTTTTTTATATACCAAATGGTTTAAATTTTATACCTCCACCTTCATAAAATTTAGTGAAAAATTCTACATAGTGTAATCTCAAGGCATGTAAGAAACTTGCCAAAATGCCCAAAATTATATTTCCTACATGACCACCTATTAGAATTAAATAACCTAAAAGGATAAATACTCCGCCTTTTGGAAGAACGATATCTACTACTATACTATTTATAACAATCGCGATACCTACTGAAGAAAGTCCTATGGCCATAAGCCTAACATATGAAAGTATATTACTCATTATACCAAATATTTCTATAAGGCCTATGAAACCCTCGCCTAAAACAAGTAAGATTACCGAAATCATTAAAAGAGCCCCTCCAAAATACATTAAAACATTTGTGAATGAAAGGCTCAATGCAAAAAACACTATAGATATTACGAGTATAATCCAACTTCCCTTTTCTAGTATGGCTTCTTTTACACCGTGTTGTTTTAATACATTGATGAAACCAAATGTTAAACCAAGTAATACATGCACAATCCCTATAGAGATTGACATAATGAGAACGGGCATGAAATCAACTATCCTATCAATAATGGGTAAACTTATGCCAAATATCTCTTCTATTCCAAAGAGGCGGAATATATCGAATCCAAAAAATTCTCCATCTAAGAACCCAAATGCAATTGTATATATACTGGAATATTGTAATATCCCTAGTAACATATTCCATCCTTCAGTTTTAAACTTCATTTTCAGTATTGAAGAAAACAGAAGTATAGTTAACCCATATCCAATGTCACCAAGCATTATCCCATAAAAAAGAGGAAAGGTGATAAATATTGCAAATGTCGGATCTATTTCAGTGCTTTTAGGGTATTCGAATAGATCTAGCAATAATTCAAATGGTTTTACAGAAGAAGGATGTTTAAGTTCAACAGGAACAGATTCTTCATCACTATATTTTACTTTTTCTAAATGAATCCTGTCCCCATATTTCTTGTCTAAAGTAGTATGGAGGGAAGAATACTTAGATTCTGGTATCCATCCTTCTACCATGAAGGTATTTTTTGTTGTGGTAAACCTTAAGGGGGCTTCCATTTTTTCTATTTCACTGGAAAGTAAATCCTCATATTGTAGGAGAAAAGAGGATTTTTCTTTAATGATTTGATCGAGCTCTTTTTTGAGATTGTTTCTTTTATTTTCCAAATCGGTTTTAGAGGATACAACCATATTTAAGGATTTGAATAAATTCTTTTCAAGCCCGATTTCTTCTAAATCTCCAACTGATTTTAGTCTGTCTATCTCATTAATTATAGAAGTTAATTTTGATATTTTCAGATTTAAGACTTTAAGTTGATTTTCAGTCTGAATAACTTCTGTTTCTAATTCTCTGGATATATCTCTCTTTGAGTATGTCTTTTTTAAATTCTGAGGCCTAATATCAAATGTACTAATCAATGACCTAAGAGACAATAAAAGTTCAGAAAATCTTGAAACTTCACCTAATGGTTTACCAATTTGAAATGTTTCGTCTTGTTCTTTAAAATCTACAATATGAATTATCTTTAAGGAATGAAGAATTTCTATAGTATCCTTCATGAGGTCTTTCGTACCAACAATTGCAATTTTAGTCATTCTTTCGGTCGATAGCATCTATGTACCTCATAAATTTATCAATGATAAATTTAATCGCTTCTTCCTTTTTTACAAGAGCCTCTTCTCTTATTTTTTCGATTTCCCTAGTACCTTCAGATATCGCCCTTTGTTTTTCCATTAGGATTCTATCTGTTTCAAGTTTAAGTTCATTTGATAATTCTTTGTCTAGCTCTTCTTTCTTTTTTTCAAGTAGAGATTCCATTTCTTCATCAAGTTCTATTAACTTTTTCTTATATTCCTCTTCAGCGTCGGCAATAATCTTATTTGCTTTTTCTTCTGCCGCTTTTAGCTCTCGAAGTATCTCTTCTTTTTCCATCTAATCACTACTTGATAACTTACTTTAGCTAAGAAAAAATCCTTTATATATTTTTTGATATTTAATTGGATTCTTTATGCCAAAAATGATTATTTTTTATAAATGAGGCATATAAAATAAAATAATAGTGTAATAAAAATTATGCCAAACCTTCTTCGATTAATGACTTTTTAACACGTTCAATGGCTCTAATTACATCTTCTTCAGACTTTGCACCAGTGCAGACTACTTTTCCACTTCCAAATAGTAGTAAAACTACCTTTGGTTCTTTTAATCGATATATAAGTCCAGGGAATTGCTCGGGTTCATATTCACAGTTTGGAAGAGTTAATATAATGTCATCAAGATTCAGTTTCATTTCTAAATCTCCAGATGCAACAATATTCTGTACAACGATATCTGGCTCTCTTTCCATTGGAGTACCGTAATCTTTCAAAATTTCAATTATTTTGAATATGGCCCTTCTAGATTCTTCTGGGGATTTAGCTCCTGTACAAACAAGTTTGCCACTTCCGAAAACTAAGGTAGCAGTCTTTGGTTCGTCAAGTCTAATTACCATCCCAGGAAACTGTTCTGGTTCATATTCAATATTATCTAAGGAACTTGCAGCTTTAACTAGGTCAACTCTATTAAATAAGTTAGCAGAAGTAACAACGTTTTGGACAGTCATTTTATACTTACCTAATTTAGATTCGGACAAAGAATACCTCCAACAGTATAATATAATTTATAAGGAGTAATTTATAAATGTATTTATAAAAGTTGTGTAATGTGACCTTTCCTCCAAAATTAGCGCCATAAATTGAAAAAATAAAAATCAAATCTTAATTTTGAGATATTTTTTAGCTTTTTTTTCAACTAGAAAGACCATAATTGATTTTAGAAAGTCCCCAGGTATAAAAGGAAGTCCACCTACTAAAAAAGCTTTTTCTAGAGGCATTCCTGTAATAAAAGAAAGCCAAAATATACCTATTGCATATATGGGAATTATCGATATTATAAGTCCTAAGAATCTAAACTTATTATTGGCAAATTTTTCATAGAAAAAACCGGCCAAATAAGCGCCTGGTATAAATCCAATGAGGAATCCACCTGTAGGCCCCAACAATATCCCAATCCCTCCACTGAAATTATGAAAGACTGGAGCACCTATTGCGCCCAATCCAAGATATATTACCTGACTAAGTGCCCCTAATTTCTTTCCTAAAATTGATCCTGAAAGCAAAACAAAAAATACTTGAAGAGTCAGGGGTACTGGGTAAAATGGAATTGAAATAAATCCCCCAACTGCAGTAAGTGCTGCAAATAGGGCGATAAGAGAAAGTTCTTTGGATTTGAGCATTAATACACCCATTGTAAACTTAATTATTTTTTTAGTTTACAATCGATTTAAAAAGTTTTCTCTTGAGATTCATAGATTTCATATACTCTAGAGAGGTTATCAGAATCATAGGCGTCTTTATCATCTCTTATTCTTAATACTCTTGGAAATCTGAGTGCAAAACCACTTTCATATTTTGGAGAATGTTGAATTTCATCGTAAAGAACTTCCACGACTATTTTTGGAACTAGAGTTACTGTTTTACCCTTTTCTTCAATAATCAATGGCGTAAGTTGTTCTGTAATTTCAGTAAAGAGATCGTCGGAAAGCCCTGTTGCAACTTTTCCAATAGGCAAAAATTTACCTTCGTCGTCTCTTATACCAAGAAGTAAGGAGGATAGCCATTTTTTTCTTCGGCCTTCTCCCCATTCAGCGCCTATTATGACTAAATCTAGTGTTTCTAAGGTACGTTTAATCTTTAACCATTTCTTTCCTCTTGCGCCAGGTTGGTATTGGGATAAATAGTCCTTTATCATAATACCTTCGTGGCCTTCGGCAATAGATTTATTGTAGAACTCTTTGATTTCTGAAGGATCTTTGGATATTTTATTTTCTGCCATTTTTACAATCTCGGATTCTTTTATCGAAGAGATCAAAATATTTCTTCGTTCTTTTAAGGGTGAATCAATAAGCGATTTATTTTCAATTAAAAGGCAATCAAAAAGAAAAAGTTTTAGCGGTATTTTTTCAGAAATCTCTGAAATTTGATATTTTCTCCTGAGTCTCCTTAGAACATATTGAAATGGGGCTATCTTTCCATCTTTGTATGCAACTACTTCCCCTTCACATATTATAGTTTCAGGAATTAAAGTTATTTCAAGTTCGGATAAAACCTCAGGCAATGCTTCTGTAATATTTTCTAGACGCCTAGAAAATATTTTTATTTTGGCACCGGATTTGTGTACTTGGATTCTTGCCCCGTCATATTTTACTTCCATTTCCGGTTCCTCTATATCTTTTAAGGCTGATTCAATGGACCCTGCTATTTGGGCAAGCATGGGTTTCAATGGTCTACCTACAGTTACAGTTAATTTTGATAGTTCATCTGCTCCTTTTTTAGAATAAAGTGCGATTAATCCTAAATCGTTTGTCAACAAATATGCTTTTTCAACTTCTTTTCTAGGAATTTCAGAAAACTTGGATATAGCATCTAGTATTATGCCTTCTGCAGCTCCCGTCCTCATTTGTTCTAGAATTGTCCTAGAAAGG
It encodes:
- a CDS encoding V-type ATP synthase subunit I, translated to MTKIAIVGTKDLMKDTIEILHSLKIIHIVDFKEQDETFQIGKPLGEVSRFSELLLSLRSLISTFDIRPQNLKKTYSKRDISRELETEVIQTENQLKVLNLKISKLTSIINEIDRLKSVGDLEEIGLEKNLFKSLNMVVSSKTDLENKRNNLKKELDQIIKEKSSFLLQYEDLLSSEIEKMEAPLRFTTTKNTFMVEGWIPESKYSSLHTTLDKKYGDRIHLEKVKYSDEESVPVELKHPSSVKPFELLLDLFEYPKSTEIDPTFAIFITFPLFYGIMLGDIGYGLTILLFSSILKMKFKTEGWNMLLGILQYSSIYTIAFGFLDGEFFGFDIFRLFGIEEIFGISLPIIDRIVDFMPVLIMSISIGIVHVLLGLTFGFINVLKQHGVKEAILEKGSWIILVISIVFFALSLSFTNVLMYFGGALLMISVILLVLGEGFIGLIEIFGIMSNILSYVRLMAIGLSSVGIAIVINSIVVDIVLPKGGVFILLGYLILIGGHVGNIILGILASFLHALRLHYVEFFTKFYEGGGIKFKPFGI
- the ahaC gene encoding ATP synthase A1 subunit C; the protein is MDSSAIFSKIDLGDTNYSYANTRVRAMESKILTSDIYMKLLNMDFSQISRFLGEVEYKEEIDSLSKHFRGVELIERSLNKNLANTYNKLLKMAGKEAANYAFAVFMRWDVHNIISILRGKFAKVSDKEIEKTLIPIGEIPFSFIQSLTKFLSYQDVIRRLKKLEQFSFLDETKEMADIESELYKNYFTKVLEKFRKDKKSLFLNFVKMEIDIINLKNIMRMRRYGFTLDEEEKNVIDGGLYFKANKLSFLLRSSNQDFLTSIKKTPYGHIIEKHFSEPTLFNVEESLEIFLMQYAKKQLKGEHLSIIPILHYIYLKKIEVDNIRKIARGIASNLEKEVIQDSLVI
- a CDS encoding biotin transporter BioY; its protein translation is MGVLMLKSKELSLIALFAALTAVGGFISIPFYPVPLTLQVFFVLLSGSILGKKLGALSQVIYLGLGAIGAPVFHNFSGGIGILLGPTGGFLIGFIPGAYLAGFFYEKFANNKFRFLGLIISIIPIYAIGIFWLSFITGMPLEKAFLVGGLPFIPGDFLKSIMVFLVEKKAKKYLKIKI
- a CDS encoding ATP-dependent DNA ligase; this encodes MLYKELVEVYEKLTSTSSKLEKRDILSNFFLVVPDDVLPFVTGLLAGYVFPKWTEKELGIGPKLLLKVISKITGIAEKKIEEYVYSSGDFGEGIEKAIEQKKQQTFFDIKIDIIYLMDLFEKVSAYGGKGSQDKKIKYLSELFSAASPVEARYLSRTILEQMRTGAAEGIILDAISKFSEIPRKEVEKAYLLTNDLGLIALYSKKGADELSKLTVTVGRPLKPMLAQIAGSIESALKDIEEPEMEVKYDGARIQVHKSGAKIKIFSRRLENITEALPEVLSELEITLIPETIICEGEVVAYKDGKIAPFQYVLRRLRRKYQISEISEKIPLKLFLFDCLLIENKSLIDSPLKERRNILISSIKESEIVKMAENKISKDPSEIKEFYNKSIAEGHEGIMIKDYLSQYQPGARGKKWLKIKRTLETLDLVIIGAEWGEGRRKKWLSSLLLGIRDDEGKFLPIGKVATGLSDDLFTEITEQLTPLIIEEKGKTVTLVPKIVVEVLYDEIQHSPKYESGFALRFPRVLRIRDDKDAYDSDNLSRVYEIYESQEKTF
- a CDS encoding TATA-box-binding protein, with the translated sequence MTVQNVVTSANLFNRVDLVKAASSLDNIEYEPEQFPGMVIRLDEPKTATLVFGSGKLVCTGAKSPEESRRAIFKIIEILKDYGTPMEREPDIVVQNIVASGDLEMKLNLDDIILTLPNCEYEPEQFPGLIYRLKEPKVVLLLFGSGKVVCTGAKSEEDVIRAIERVKKSLIEEGLA
- a CDS encoding V-type ATP synthase subunit K; its protein translation is MADLAVIAVVISAAIAVGVTGIAAAWAEKNIGSAAIGAMAEKEELFGKGLVLTVIPETIVIFGLTVALVLLFVILPQLL
- a CDS encoding V-type ATP synthase subunit A, which encodes MVSKGVIYRISGPVVTALHLDAKMNELVRVGKEGLFGEVIQIEEDKTIIQVYEDTSLLKPGDEAVTTGVPLSVDLGPGLLGSIYDGVQRPLPKLSEIMGEFIKRGAEAPGIDREKKWEFFPIKKKGDKVNYGEAIGYVNENEHTKHLVMTPPNISGQIIEILEHGNYNVEEILCKLDNGAIIKMYQRWPVKVPRPFKEKMMPTVPLVTGKRIIDVLFPLAKGGTAAIPGPFGSGKTVTQQQLAKWSDTKVVVYIGCGERGNEMIDVLTEFPQLVDPVTGGPLMNRTVLIANTSNMPVAAREASIYTGITIAEYYRDMGYDVALMADSTSRWAEAMREISSRLEEMPGEEGYPAYLSSRLSSFYERAGRVITLGGKIGSVTVIGAVSPPGGDFSEPVVQNTLRITKTFWALDSNLSQKRHFPAINWLESYSLYYDSLKEWFETNISVDWDRMRAEAMEILQKEAELQEIVQLVGADALPPDQQFLLEISRMLRETFLQQDSYHEVDEFHNLKRQFALLNAIIRFSRLGNDAIENGIEIDKLLKLESRSEISKVRYRKDFESKIASINESMAKEFKQLMGEA